GGTATCGATCTCTTTTTTTTCGGAAGGTTTGGGGAGTATCTTCACAAGATTCAATACACCGTTCGAATCAACTACAAGATTTGCGTGAAGCCCGTCTATCGCCAATTTATCGGCATTTAATCTGTCGCTCAAAAATTCCAGCAGTTTGGGATACACTTCCAATCGCTTTATGAAAAGTATTTCCGTATTGGCGGAATCTGCAATCCTGATATCATTTATCATCAGTGAGGTGACAATTGTTCCTTCTATTGTGCCTATAGTGATTTTCCCGCGGAAAGTTTCGTTGAGGATGGTTGTAACTTTATCTTTAACGATGGAACGGAACAAGGATGTCTGCGAGAAAACCAGAATTGCGGTCACCAGCATCAACAGGAAGTAGAGTGTACCTCTTGTATATTTAAGGATGTATGCCGGTATTCGCTTCATGCTTTTATCCGCCGTATTTCTGCAGTATCAATTCGATTATACTCGTTGTTGAACGGGATGTGACAAAAGGAATGTTGGTGGTTACTCCCCCGTTTGCTTCAACTATGTCCTTGCCCACAATGTTGTCGAGAGACCAGTCACCCCCTTTTACAAGTATATCAGGCACCAGAGTTTTGATCAACTCAAACGGAGTATCTTCATTAAATATTGTTACAAAATCGACAGGTTTCAGATTTGCCATTGCAAATGCTCTTTCATCCTGAGGAAGCAGGGGTCTTTTGTCCCCTTTTATTCTTCTCATCGACTCATCTGAATTCAGACCAACAACGAGAATATCGCCCAAAGCTTTCGCTTTTGTTAAATAATCGATATGTCCTTTGTGAATCAGATCAAAACAGCCGTTCGTGAAAACAACTTTCTTACCCGTCTTCCGAAATTCATTACGAAGTGCTGAGAGTTCGTCCCAGTTGTATAAATATTTCATCGTCTCCCCTCAATGATGGTTTCGAACAGGTTATCTATTTCGACAGGCACAATACCGACCTCTTCACAGACGATACCTGCAGCATAATTTGCTATAAAACATGCTTCATAAATATCCGCTCCGGCACTTAATGCGAGGGTAAGAGTTGAGATTACCGTATCACCTGCACCCGAAACATCCGCAACTTTCCGTGCTTTAGTGGGCATCATTTTTGGTTCGTTCTTTTTGTTAAACACAGCTATACCATCTTCTCCCAGCGTCAGGAGGATGTTTTCAGCTTCAAGTTTCTCCAGGAGAATCTCTCCTGCTTTCAGAGCATCATTTATCGTTTTGATTCTGAACCCCAGAATGTCACTTGCTTCTTTCCGGTTTGGTTTGAAAACAGTAACCCCCTTGTACATAAAAAAGTTATGAAATTTGGGATCAACTGTAACCAGTTTCCGCCTGTTATTACAGAGTTCAATCACTCTACTGATCAGGGAAGCTGTAAGGACACCTTTGTTGTAGTCCTGAAGAATGACTGCATCAATCTGATCAATATTGTTTTCCAACAGATTAAAGAGACGGTTCTCAGTCTCCTCACCTATATCGTCCTTGCTCTCACTGTCGATTCTTACAACATGCTGTGACCCGGCTATCACTCTTGTCTTCAATGTAGTGGGTCTTTGTGTGTCCACAACCAGCCCGCCTGACTTAATGTTCAGTCCCGAGAGAAGGCTCTTAAATATCCCTCCGGCGCGGTCATCTCCGATTATTCCGAGAGGAAAAGGCTCTGCATTCAGATGAAGAATGTTGTTAGCACAGTTGGCAGCTCCACCAAATCTGTAAAATTCGTTCTCCACATCAACAACAGGCACCGGTGCTTCAGGTGAAATTCTCTTCGCACCGCCCATAATGTATCCATCGAGCATCATATCGCCAATAATGGCGATTTTCCTCCCCGAAAAGGAGTTTTTTAATTGAATTAATCTTTCGTTTTCTACCTTAATCATTCTCTGGTCTCTAAATCAAATTTTTATTTTTTATTCCCCTTTTTTGCAACACCACCCCAGGTACCGAGAGGGTTACTCAGATCTATCCTCCACAGTCCGTTCTCGGAAGCCAGCCAGATGTACCGTTTATCGAATTCCATCGCAAAAAAGCTGTTTGCCGGGATATTAAGATCGCCGGGATTGCTCGAGATTATTTTGGTACTGTTTCTGTCGATTATCGTGATTCCTCTACCGTACTCTTTTTTGATATCAGTATCGAACTCATATACCGCCGCCCAGATTGTGTTCCCGACTTTAATCATCGAATAGACACCATTTCCGGGCAAGCCTGAACGGTTGTCAAGTTTGTCCCATTTCGCCATCCGGTTAAATCGGTAAATACCGCCAACATTAAAATCGGGCATTTCGGGAGACCGGAAATCCTGATTCCCAAACCAGATAAACTCCTTGTCGAAGAGGATTGAATTGACAGAAACCCTCATTCCTTCTGAGCGGAAGGCTCCGTCTTTATTCGAGATGAATTCACATTTACCTGTCTCAAATTCACCATCAGCTTTGTCGAATTTATAGAGTCCACCTTCGGTCACAATCCAGACATACCTGTCATTTTCGATGAAAAAGCGTTTTACATTGTTTGTGGCAGTCTCACTACCTCTGGCGAGATTGAAGTCTTCGTACTTTTGTCTCTTGACATTGAGTATCGAGAGGTTAATAAATCTCCCTATCCACAAAAGTCCTGTTGATTTGTCATATTTCAAACCTCTAATCCAGTTGCCGTATTCGCCACCTTCGGCAAATTTTCTCTTCTTCCATGAGTCTTTTTTCTTGTCATAGATGAGGAGTCCATCGCTGGTTCCTGCCCAGACAAAATCCTCATTCGCCTCAATGCAGTCGATAAGGCGGTCTTTAACTCCTTTTTCACCGTCTGCCATTGAAATCAACTGATTCGATGAAGCTTCATACCTGAAAATTCCATTTCCGTATGTCGCGAGCCAGAAGTCATTACCATCTCTCACGAAAGCCGTAACTTTGGCACCACCGGCAATCTGAAAGAAATCAGGAGGGGAAGCAAGAACCGTCAGGCTCACTAATAATAAAACCGTTAAAATTCTTTTAATCTGCACCTTGTTAATAACTCTCCGCATCTGTTGGGAAATGACTCTCTCTTACATCCTCGATGTAGTTCTTGAACGCACCATTGAGGACATCCGCGAGATTTGCGTAATATCGGAGGAATTTGGGGTGGAACTCCTTGTTGAGCCCAAGCATGTCGGGTGTTACAAGTATCTGCCCGTCGCAGTAAGGACCGGCACCAATTCCAATCGTGGGTATGGAAACACTTTCAGTCACTTTTTTGGCAAGTACTTTGGGTATTTTTTCGAGAACGATTGAAAAAGCTCCGGCTTCTTCCAAAATTTTGGCATCCGATAGAATTTCAGCAGCTTCCTCTTCCTCGGTTCCTCTTTGTTTATAGCTTCCGAACTTGTGAATGCTTTGAGGTGTAAGCCCGAGATGCCCCATTACGGGGATGCCATTCTCGGTAATTTTCCTGATTGTTTCTGCTACC
This region of Bacteroidota bacterium genomic DNA includes:
- the rfaE1 gene encoding D-glycero-beta-D-manno-heptose-7-phosphate kinase, which encodes MIKVENERLIQLKNSFSGRKIAIIGDMMLDGYIMGGAKRISPEAPVPVVDVENEFYRFGGAANCANNILHLNAEPFPLGIIGDDRAGGIFKSLLSGLNIKSGGLVVDTQRPTTLKTRVIAGSQHVVRIDSESKDDIGEETENRLFNLLENNIDQIDAVILQDYNKGVLTASLISRVIELCNNRRKLVTVDPKFHNFFMYKGVTVFKPNRKEASDILGFRIKTINDALKAGEILLEKLEAENILLTLGEDGIAVFNKKNEPKMMPTKARKVADVSGAGDTVISTLTLALSAGADIYEACFIANYAAGIVCEEVGIVPVEIDNLFETIIEGRR
- the panB gene encoding 3-methyl-2-oxobutanoate hydroxymethyltransferase: MSTFGKFQRVSTKTLSLMKKENKKIAALTAYDFITAKLLDEAGIDLILVGDSLGNVFQGNETTLPVTMDEMIYHTKAVAKGITRSMLICDMPFMSYQLSVDEAFRNAGRILKETPAGGVKIEGGKRVAETIRKITENGIPVMGHLGLTPQSIHKFGSYKQRGTEEEEAAEILSDAKILEEAGAFSIVLEKIPKVLAKKVTESVSIPTIGIGAGPYCDGQILVTPDMLGLNKEFHPKFLRYYANLADVLNGAFKNYIEDVRESHFPTDAESY
- the rfaE2 gene encoding D-glycero-beta-D-manno-heptose 1-phosphate adenylyltransferase, with product MKYLYNWDELSALRNEFRKTGKKVVFTNGCFDLIHKGHIDYLTKAKALGDILVVGLNSDESMRRIKGDKRPLLPQDERAFAMANLKPVDFVTIFNEDTPFELIKTLVPDILVKGGDWSLDNIVGKDIVEANGGVTTNIPFVTSRSTTSIIELILQKYGG